From Pseudomonas sp. G.S.17, the proteins below share one genomic window:
- a CDS encoding CmpA/NrtA family ABC transporter substrate-binding protein → MNTSTNDPLAWVNGSDAPEMNSLDLGFMALSDSASLVVAATQGFAQPYGLTLNLKRQASWASLRDKLVSGELHAAHSLYGLIYAVQLGIGGGAATDMAVLMGLNQNGQSINLSRPLQDAGVITPEALDRRAHQSGPKLTFAQTFPTGNHAMWLYYWLASQGIHPLHDVTSVVVPPPQMVAHLQAGRIDGFCVGEPWGASAVQQQLGFTFATSQAIWPDHPEKVLGCTREFVEQNPNTARALVKAVLEASRFIEENQENRRSTAQLLSGKDYLDAPASCIEPRLLGEYSDGLGNQWQDNHALRFHGGGEVNLPYLSDGIWFMTQFRRWGLLREDPDYLSVATSVHQLELYRQAAGEVGVEVAASTMRSSQLIDGKVWDGSDPAGYARSFKLHALADTAPAVVSR, encoded by the coding sequence ATGAATACCTCCACGAACGACCCGCTCGCCTGGGTGAATGGCAGCGATGCGCCAGAGATGAACAGCCTTGACCTGGGCTTCATGGCGTTGTCCGACAGTGCATCGTTGGTGGTGGCCGCCACTCAGGGGTTCGCCCAGCCTTATGGCCTGACCCTCAATCTCAAACGCCAGGCTTCCTGGGCCAGCCTGCGTGACAAACTGGTCAGCGGCGAACTGCATGCGGCCCACAGTCTTTACGGCCTGATCTATGCCGTGCAACTGGGTATCGGCGGCGGTGCCGCGACGGACATGGCGGTGTTGATGGGCCTGAACCAGAACGGCCAGAGCATCAACCTGTCGCGCCCGCTGCAAGATGCCGGCGTGATCACTCCTGAGGCACTGGACCGGCGCGCGCACCAAAGCGGCCCAAAGCTGACCTTCGCCCAAACCTTCCCCACTGGCAATCATGCGATGTGGTTGTATTACTGGCTGGCCAGCCAAGGCATTCATCCGCTTCACGACGTGACCAGCGTGGTCGTGCCACCGCCGCAAATGGTTGCGCACCTGCAGGCCGGGCGGATCGACGGCTTCTGCGTCGGCGAACCCTGGGGGGCCAGTGCCGTGCAGCAGCAGCTGGGTTTCACCTTCGCCACCAGCCAGGCGATCTGGCCGGACCACCCGGAAAAAGTCCTGGGTTGCACCCGCGAGTTTGTCGAACAGAACCCCAACACCGCGCGCGCGCTGGTCAAGGCGGTTCTGGAGGCCAGCCGTTTCATCGAAGAAAATCAGGAAAACCGCCGCAGCACCGCGCAGCTGCTCAGTGGCAAAGACTACCTGGATGCTCCCGCCAGCTGCATCGAGCCGCGTTTGCTCGGGGAATACAGCGATGGGCTGGGCAACCAATGGCAAGATAACCATGCCCTGCGCTTTCATGGCGGCGGCGAAGTGAACCTGCCTTATCTATCCGATGGCATATGGTTCATGACCCAATTCCGCCGCTGGGGCCTGCTGCGCGAAGACCCGGACTATCTGTCGGTCGCCACCAGCGTTCACCAACTGGAGTTGTATCGCCAGGCGGCGGGTGAAGTGGGCGTTGAAGTCGCCGCTTCGACCATGCGCAGCAGCCAGTTGATCGACGGCAAGGTCTGGGACGGCAGCGATCCGGCGGGCTACGCGCGCAGCTTCAAGCTGCATGCGCTGGCCGATACCGCCCCCGCCGTTGTCAGTCGCTGA
- a CDS encoding ribosome modulation factor: MRRLKRDPLERAFLRGYQYGVHGKSRELCPFTLPSVRQAWINGWREGRGDNWDGMTGTAGIHRLNELHAVG, translated from the coding sequence ATGAGAAGACTTAAGCGTGATCCGTTGGAAAGAGCATTTTTACGCGGATACCAATATGGCGTTCATGGAAAATCCCGTGAGCTTTGCCCTTTTACTCTACCGTCAGTACGCCAAGCGTGGATAAATGGTTGGCGAGAAGGACGCGGCGACAACTGGGACGGTATGACCGGCACTGCGGGAATCCACAGACTCAACGAACTTCACGCGGTCGGGTAA
- the rlmKL gene encoding bifunctional 23S rRNA (guanine(2069)-N(7))-methyltransferase RlmK/23S rRNA (guanine(2445)-N(2))-methyltransferase RlmL, producing MSERYELFLTCPKGLEGLLSEEATALGLEETREHTSAIRGVATMETAYRLCLWSRLANRVLLVLKRFPMKDAEDLYHGVLDIDWQDHLEADGSLAVEFSGNGSGIDNTHFGALKVKDAIVDKLRTPDGLRPSVDKLNPDLRVHLRLDRGEAILSLDLSGHSLHQRGYRLQQGAAPLKENLAAAILIRAGWPRIAAEGGALADPMCGVGTFLVEAAMMAADIAPNLKRERWGFSAWLGHVPALWTKLHDDAVARAQAGLAKPPLWIRGYEADPRLIQPGRNNIERAGLSDWIKVYQGEVATFEPRPDQNQKGLVICNPPYGERLGDEASLLYLYQNLGERLRQACLNWEAAVFTGAPDLGKRMGIRSHKQYAFWNGALPCKLLLIKVLPDQFVTGERRTAEQRQIEREQVEPEDTSALEAPGKYEKYNKNGNPIKPVPVVVEQPRLSEGGQMFANRLQKNLKLLGKWVRREGIDCYRVYDADMPEYSLAIDLYHDWVHVQEYAAPKSIDPEKASARLFDALAAIPQALNIDKSRVVIKRRERQSGTKQYERQSAQGQFREVSEGGVKLLVNLTDYLDTGLFLDHRPMRMRIQREAAGKRFLNLYAYTATASVHAAKGGARSTTSVDLSKTYLDWARRNLSLNGFSDKNRLEQGDVMAWLEACREEYDLIFIDPPTFSNSKRMEGIFDVQRDQVQLLDLAMARLAPGGVLYFSNNFRKFVLDENLGERYAVEEITAQTVDPDFARNSKIHRAWKIMAR from the coding sequence ATGTCCGAACGTTACGAACTTTTCCTCACGTGCCCAAAAGGCCTCGAAGGCCTGCTGTCTGAGGAAGCCACTGCGCTTGGCCTTGAGGAGACCCGGGAACACACCTCGGCCATCCGTGGCGTCGCTACCATGGAAACCGCCTACCGGTTATGCCTGTGGTCGCGCCTGGCCAACCGTGTGCTGCTGGTGCTCAAGCGCTTCCCGATGAAAGACGCCGAAGACCTGTATCACGGCGTGCTGGATATCGACTGGCAGGACCACCTTGAAGCCGATGGTTCGCTGGCGGTGGAGTTCAGCGGTAACGGTTCGGGCATTGATAACACCCACTTTGGCGCCCTGAAGGTCAAGGACGCCATCGTCGACAAATTGCGTACGCCGGATGGCCTGCGGCCTTCGGTCGACAAGCTCAATCCCGATCTGCGCGTGCATTTGCGCCTGGATCGCGGCGAAGCCATCCTGTCCCTGGACTTGTCTGGTCACAGCCTGCACCAGCGTGGCTATCGCTTGCAGCAAGGCGCCGCCCCCCTCAAGGAAAACCTTGCAGCAGCAATCCTGATCCGTGCCGGCTGGCCGCGCATTGCCGCTGAAGGTGGCGCGCTGGCTGACCCAATGTGCGGCGTGGGCACCTTCCTGGTGGAAGCGGCCATGATGGCTGCCGACATTGCGCCCAACCTCAAGCGCGAGCGTTGGGGTTTTTCGGCATGGCTGGGGCACGTCCCGGCGCTGTGGACCAAGTTGCATGATGATGCAGTGGCTCGGGCACAGGCCGGTCTGGCCAAGCCGCCGCTGTGGATTCGCGGCTATGAAGCTGACCCGCGCCTGATCCAGCCGGGGCGTAACAACATCGAACGCGCTGGCCTGAGTGACTGGATCAAGGTCTATCAGGGCGAAGTCGCCACCTTCGAGCCGCGCCCGGACCAGAACCAGAAAGGCCTGGTGATCTGCAACCCTCCATACGGCGAGCGTCTGGGTGATGAGGCAAGCCTGCTTTATCTTTACCAGAACCTCGGTGAACGTCTGCGTCAGGCTTGCCTGAACTGGGAGGCCGCGGTATTTACCGGCGCTCCGGATCTGGGCAAACGCATGGGCATTCGCAGCCACAAGCAATACGCCTTCTGGAACGGCGCCTTGCCGTGCAAGCTGCTGTTGATCAAAGTGCTTCCTGACCAGTTTGTCACCGGCGAGCGGCGCACGGCCGAACAGCGCCAGATCGAGCGTGAACAGGTCGAGCCCGAGGACACCAGCGCGCTGGAAGCGCCGGGCAAATACGAGAAGTACAACAAGAACGGCAACCCGATCAAACCGGTTCCAGTGGTGGTCGAGCAGCCGCGCTTGAGCGAAGGCGGGCAGATGTTCGCCAACCGCTTGCAGAAGAACCTCAAGCTGTTGGGCAAATGGGTTCGTCGCGAAGGGATCGATTGCTATCGCGTCTACGATGCCGACATGCCGGAATACTCGCTGGCCATCGACCTGTACCACGACTGGGTTCACGTGCAGGAATACGCCGCGCCCAAGTCCATCGACCCGGAGAAAGCCTCGGCGCGCCTGTTCGATGCGCTGGCGGCCATTCCCCAGGCGCTGAATATCGACAAGAGCCGCGTGGTGATCAAGCGTCGCGAACGCCAGAGCGGCACCAAGCAGTACGAGCGGCAAAGTGCCCAGGGCCAGTTCCGGGAAGTCAGCGAAGGTGGCGTCAAGTTGCTGGTGAACCTCACGGATTACCTGGACACCGGCCTGTTCCTCGACCACCGCCCGATGCGTATGCGTATCCAGCGTGAAGCGGCGGGCAAGCGTTTCCTCAATCTGTATGCCTACACCGCAACGGCCAGCGTGCATGCGGCCAAGGGCGGCGCGCGCAGCACCACCAGCGTTGACCTGTCCAAGACGTATCTGGACTGGGCGCGTCGCAATCTGTCGCTGAATGGCTTCTCTGACAAGAACCGTCTGGAACAGGGTGATGTGATGGCGTGGCTGGAAGCGTGCCGTGAGGAATACGACCTGATCTTCATTGATCCGCCGACGTTCTCCAACTCCAAGCGCATGGAAGGGATCTTCGACGTGCAACGTGATCAGGTGCAGTTGCTCGATCTGGCTATGGCGCGTCTTGCACCCGGCGGCGTGCTGTATTTCTCCAACAACTTCCGCAAGTTCGTGCTCGATGAAAACCTCGGCGAGCGTTATGCCGTGGAAGAAATCACCGCCCAGACCGTGGACCCGGACTTCGCTCGCAACAGCAAGATCCACCGCGCCTGGAAAATCATGGCTCGCTAA
- a CDS encoding ANTAR domain-containing protein, with translation MLRILLINDTPKKVGRLKAALSEAGFEVIDESGLIIDLPARVEAVRPDVILIDTESPGRDVMEQVVLVSRDQPRPIVMFTDEHDPDVMRQAIKSGVSAYIVEGILAQRLQPILDVAMARFESDQALRAQLQARDQQLAERKRIELAKGLLMKMKDCKEEEAYTLMRRQAMSRQQKLIQVAEQIIAMSELLG, from the coding sequence ATGCTACGTATCCTGTTGATCAACGACACGCCAAAAAAAGTCGGACGCCTCAAAGCAGCGCTCTCCGAAGCGGGATTTGAAGTCATCGACGAGTCCGGACTGATCATCGACTTGCCCGCGCGGGTTGAAGCGGTACGCCCGGACGTAATCCTCATTGACACCGAATCCCCGGGCCGCGACGTCATGGAGCAGGTGGTGCTGGTCAGTCGTGACCAGCCGCGCCCTATCGTGATGTTCACCGACGAGCACGACCCGGACGTGATGCGCCAGGCGATCAAGTCCGGGGTCAGCGCTTACATCGTCGAAGGCATTCTTGCCCAGCGCCTGCAGCCTATCCTCGATGTCGCCATGGCACGATTTGAGAGCGATCAAGCCTTGCGTGCCCAACTTCAGGCACGCGATCAGCAGTTGGCCGAACGCAAACGCATCGAACTGGCCAAGGGCCTGCTGATGAAAATGAAGGATTGCAAGGAGGAAGAGGCCTACACCCTGATGCGCCGCCAGGCCATGAGCAGGCAGCAGAAACTGATCCAGGTGGCCGAACAGATCATCGCCATGAGCGAGCTGCTGGGGTGA
- a CDS encoding quinone-dependent dihydroorotate dehydrogenase yields MYNLARQLLFKLSPEASHDLSLDLIGAGGRLGLNRLLSKTPARLPVTVMGLEFPNPVGLAAGLDKNGAAIDGFAQLGFGFVEIGTVTPRPQPGNPKPRIFRLPHAEAIINRMGFNNLGVDHLISRVQAAKYTGILGINIGKNFDTPVERAVDDYLICLDKVYAHASYVTVNVSSPNTPGLRSLQFGDSLKQLLEALSIRQQALTQLHGKRVPLAIKIAPDMTDEETVLVAAALIESGMDAVIATNTTLSRQGVEGLPHGDEAGGLSGAPVREKSTHTVKILAGELAGRLPIIAAGGITEGRHAAEKIAAGASLVQIYSGFIYKGPALIRQSVDAIAAMPKRQA; encoded by the coding sequence ATGTATAACCTGGCCCGCCAGTTACTGTTCAAACTTTCCCCGGAAGCCTCCCATGACCTGTCGCTGGACCTGATTGGTGCTGGCGGACGCCTGGGGCTCAACCGCTTGCTGAGCAAGACGCCTGCGCGCCTGCCGGTGACTGTCATGGGCCTGGAATTTCCCAATCCGGTCGGGCTGGCGGCAGGGCTGGACAAGAACGGCGCGGCCATCGACGGTTTCGCCCAGCTGGGTTTCGGCTTTGTCGAGATCGGCACAGTCACGCCGCGTCCGCAGCCGGGCAATCCGAAACCACGGATTTTCCGCCTGCCGCACGCCGAGGCGATCATCAATCGCATGGGCTTCAACAATCTGGGCGTCGATCATCTGATCAGCCGGGTTCAGGCGGCGAAATACACCGGTATCCTGGGCATCAATATCGGCAAGAATTTCGATACGCCGGTCGAGCGCGCCGTGGATGACTATCTGATTTGCCTGGACAAGGTCTATGCCCACGCCAGTTACGTCACGGTCAATGTCAGCTCGCCCAACACGCCGGGGCTGCGCAGCCTGCAGTTCGGCGATTCGCTCAAGCAACTGCTGGAAGCCTTGAGCATCCGTCAGCAGGCGCTGACCCAGTTGCATGGCAAGCGCGTGCCGTTGGCGATCAAGATCGCTCCGGACATGACCGATGAAGAAACCGTGCTGGTTGCCGCCGCGCTGATCGAATCCGGCATGGACGCCGTCATCGCCACCAACACCACACTCAGCCGCCAGGGCGTTGAAGGCTTGCCTCATGGCGACGAAGCGGGCGGGTTGTCAGGTGCGCCGGTACGCGAGAAGAGCACGCATACGGTGAAGATCCTCGCTGGCGAACTGGCCGGGCGTCTGCCGATCATCGCTGCGGGCGGCATCACCGAAGGCAGGCACGCGGCTGAGAAAATCGCCGCCGGTGCCAGTCTGGTGCAGATCTACTCCGGCTTTATCTATAAAGGCCCGGCGCTGATTCGCCAATCGGTGGACGCCATCGCGGCAATGCCCAAACGTCAGGCATAA